One region of Chanodichthys erythropterus isolate Z2021 chromosome 17, ASM2448905v1, whole genome shotgun sequence genomic DNA includes:
- the txndc17 gene encoding thioredoxin domain-containing protein 17 isoform X2 has product MTKYEEVAVHGYEEFSKAVSERKGKEIFAYFSGDKDGQGKSWCPDCVKAEPVVRGELSHLPEGSVFIYCQVGDRPYWKDPNNDFKKTLKLTAVPTLLRYGTKLVEDECFKADLVRMMFTED; this is encoded by the exons atgactAAATACGAGGAAGTTGCTGTTCATGGCTACGAGGAATTTTCTAAAGCTGTGTctgaaagaaaaggaaaagagaTATTCGCTTACTTCTCTGGAGATAAAGATGGCCAGGGCAAGAGCTGGTGTCCGGACTGTGTGAAAG CAGAGCCAGTGGTCAGAGGAGAGCTGTCTCATCTTCCTGAGGGATCTGTCTTCATTTACTGCCAAGTAGGAGACAGACCTTA CTGGAAGGacccaaataatgactttaagaAGACCTTAAAGCTGACTGCAGTACCCACACTGCTGCGCTATGGGACG AAGCTGGTTGAAGATGAGTGTTTTAAAGCCGACCTCGTTCGAATGATGTTCACGGAGGATTAA
- the txndc17 gene encoding thioredoxin domain-containing protein 17 isoform X1, which translates to MTKYEEVAVHGYEEFSKAVSERKGKEIFAYFSGDKDGQGKSWCPDCVKAEPVVRGELSHLPEGSVFIYCQVGDRPYWKDPNNDFKKTLKLTAVPTLLRYGTPQKLVEDECFKADLVRMMFTED; encoded by the exons atgactAAATACGAGGAAGTTGCTGTTCATGGCTACGAGGAATTTTCTAAAGCTGTGTctgaaagaaaaggaaaagagaTATTCGCTTACTTCTCTGGAGATAAAGATGGCCAGGGCAAGAGCTGGTGTCCGGACTGTGTGAAAG CAGAGCCAGTGGTCAGAGGAGAGCTGTCTCATCTTCCTGAGGGATCTGTCTTCATTTACTGCCAAGTAGGAGACAGACCTTA CTGGAAGGacccaaataatgactttaagaAGACCTTAAAGCTGACTGCAGTACCCACACTGCTGCGCTATGGGACG cCCCAGAAGCTGGTTGAAGATGAGTGTTTTAAAGCCGACCTCGTTCGAATGATGTTCACGGAGGATTAA